The Thamnophis elegans isolate rThaEle1 chromosome Z, rThaEle1.pri, whole genome shotgun sequence genome contains a region encoding:
- the LOC116520817 gene encoding olfactory receptor 14A16-like: protein MENQTTVPYFLLLEFSKNRHLQILHFFFFFLLYVATVIANLLIISAVAIDHRLHRPMYFFLMNLSLQDLGIVSVIVPKSMINSLMNTRYISYFGCVTQYFLFLSFVASDFSLLTVIAYDRYVAICHPLHYELMMNWKYCTEIIIIVWVTGLLCGMLHTTGTFSIHFCSNVVNQFFCEIPQLLNLSCSGINRLEFGILVANTIASLGCSTFIVVSYAVIFKTVLRIPSEKARGKALSTCIPHLTVVFMLVFTASIAYLRPSSNTPSYLDIGLTVLYALLPPLFNPIIYSMRNKSIKCVLSKLWRF from the coding sequence ATGGAGAATCAAACCACAGTGCCTTATTTTCTGCTTCTGGAATTCTCAAAAAATCGACATCTGCagattttgcattttttcttcttctttctgttaTATGTGGCAACTGTTATAGCAAATCTTCTCATCATCTCTGCAGTTGCTATTGACCATAGACTACATAGACCCATGTACTTCTTTCTCATGAATTTGAGTCTGCAGGATCTGGGTATTGTTTCTGTCATTGTCCCCAAATCCATGATCAATTCTCTCATGAACACAAGATACATCTCATACTTTGGTTGTGTTACTCAatacttcctctttctctcttttgtagCCTCTGATTTCTCACTCCTGACAGTTATCGCATATGATCGGTATGTTGCTATTTGCCATCCATTGCATTATGAGTTGATGATGAATTGGAAATACTGTactgaaataataattatagtgtGGGTTACAGGTCTCCTCTGTGGAATGCTACATACCACTGGcactttttccatccatttttgttCTAATGTGGTCAATCAATTTTTCTGTGAAATTCCACAATTGCTGAATCTATCCTGCTCTGGCATAAATCGACTTGAGTTTGGAATTCTTGTGGCCAATACCATTGCTTCACTAGGCTGTTCTACTTTTATAGTTGTATCTTATGCAGTGATATTCAAGACAGTGTTAAGAATCCCTTCTGAAAAAGCAAGGGGAAAAGCCTTATCTACTTGTATTCCCCATCTTACGGTAGTGTTTATGTTAGTATTTACTGCAAGCATTGCCTATCTGAGACCTTCCTCTAACACTCCATCTTACTTAGATATTGGATTGACTGTTCTGTATGCCCTCCTTCCACCCTTGTTCAATCCAATCATCTATAGCATGAGAAATAAGAGTATCAAGTGTGTCCTTTCTAAACTGTGGAGATTCTGA
- the LOC116523050 gene encoding olfactory receptor 14A16-like, with protein MENQTTVPYFLLLEFSKNRHLQLLHFFFFFVLYLTTVTTNLLIISAVIMDHRLHNPMYFFLMNLALQDLGIASVIVPKSMINSLMDTRNISYFGCVAQVFLFLSFEASDFSLLTVMAYDRYVAICHPLHYEMVMSWKYCIKIVIVVWVTGILYGMLHTSGTFSILFCSNVVNQFFCEIPQLLKLSCSGINLPEVGILVAGAIAGLGCFTFIIVSYAVIFKTVLRIPSEKGRQKALSTCIPHLTVVFMLVLSGCITYLRPSSNTVSYLYIGLTVLYALLPPLFNPVIYSMRNQNIKCVLSQLWKF; from the coding sequence ATGGAGAATCAAACCACAGTGCCTTATTTTCTGCTTCTGGAATTCTCCAAAAATCGGCATCTGCagcttttgcatttcttttttttctttgtgttatATCTAACAACTGTAACAACAAATCTTCTAATCATCTCTGCAGTCATTATGGACCATCGACTGCACAACCCCATGTACTTTTTTCTCATGAATTTGGCTCTACAGGATCTGGGCATTGCTTCAGTCATTGTCCCCAAATCCATGATAAATTCTCTCATGGATACCAGAAACATCTCTTACTTTGGTTGTGTTGCAcaagtctttctctttctttcctttgaagCTTCTGATTTCTCCCTCCTGACAGTAATGGCATATGATCGATATGTTGCCATTTGCCATCCATTGCATTATGAGATGGTAATGAGTTGGAAATACTGTATTAAGATAGTAATTGTAGTGTGGGTTACAGGTATTCTCTATGGAATGTTGCATACCAGTGGCACTTTCTCCATCCTTTTTTGTTCTAATGTGGTCAACCAATTCTTCTGTGAAATTCCACAGTTGCTAAAGCTATCTTGCTCTGGAATAAATCTACCTGAGGTTGGAATTCTTGTGGCCGGTGCCATTGCTGGACTAGGTTGTTTTACTTTTATAATTGTATCTTATGCAGTGATCTTCAAGACAGTGTTAAGAATTCCTTCTGAAAAAGGAAGGCAAAAAGCCTTATCCACTTGTATTCCCCATCTTACGGTAGTGTTTATGTTAGTATTAAGTGGATGCATCACCTATCTGAGACCTTCTTCTAACACTGTATCTTACTTATATATTGGGTTGACTGTTCTGTATGCCCTCCTTCCACCCCTGTTCAATCCAGTCATCTATAGCATGAGAAATCAGAATATCAAATGTGTCCTTTCTCAACTGTGGAAGttttga